The following coding sequences lie in one Erwinia amylovora genomic window:
- the rnpA gene encoding ribonuclease P protein component has protein sequence MVKLAFPRELRLLTPTHFTFVFQQPQRAGTPQITILGRLNALGHPRIGLTVAKKHVKRAHERNRIKRLTRESFRLRQHELPAMDFVIVAKKGIGELDNHALTEALEKLWRRHCRLARGS, from the coding sequence GTGGTTAAGCTCGCATTTCCCAGGGAGTTACGTTTGTTAACTCCCACTCACTTCACTTTCGTCTTCCAGCAGCCACAACGGGCTGGCACGCCGCAAATCACCATTCTCGGCCGCCTGAACGCGCTGGGGCATCCCCGCATCGGTCTTACCGTCGCTAAAAAGCATGTTAAACGCGCGCATGAACGCAATCGGATCAAGCGATTGACCCGGGAAAGCTTTCGCCTGCGTCAACATGAACTTCCGGCGATGGATTTTGTGATCGTAGCGAAAAAGGGTATTGGTGAGCTGGATAACCATGCGCTGACGGAAGCGTTGGAGAAATTATGGCGTCGCCATTGTCGCCTGGCTCGCGGCTCCTGA